Proteins from a single region of Hordeum vulgare subsp. vulgare chromosome 6H, MorexV3_pseudomolecules_assembly, whole genome shotgun sequence:
- the LOC123404400 gene encoding iron-phytosiderophore transporter YSL15-like, which produces MDIVAPDRTRIAPEIDRDEALEGDRESDPALASTREWQLEDMPRWQDELTVRGLVAALLIGFIYTVIVMKIALTTGLVPTLNVSAALLSFLALRGWTRLLERFGVVSRPFTRQENTIVQTCGVACYTIAFAGGFGSTLLGLNKKTYELAGDSPGNVPGSWKEPGIGWMTGFLLACSFGGLLTLIPLRQVLVVDYKLVYPSGTATAILINGFHTDQGDKNSRKQIRGFLKYFGGSFLWSFFQWFYTGGDACGFVQFPTFGLKAWKQTFYFDFSMTYVGAGMICPHIVNISTLLGAIISWGIMWPLISKNKGDWYPAKVPESSMKSLYGYKAFICIALIMGDGMYHFIKIVGITAMSMYRQFSHKQVNNKAKNADDTVSLEELHRQEIFKRGHIPSWMAYAGYALFSVLAVVTIPVMFKQVKWYYVVIAYVVAPMLGFANSYGTGLTDINMGYNYGKIALFVFAGWAGKENGVIAGLVAGTLVKQLVLISADLMQDFKTSYLTQTSPKSMMIAQVVGTAMGCIVSPLTFMLFYKAFDIGNPDGTWKAPYALIYRNMAILGVEGFSVLPKYCIVISGGFFAFAAILSITRDVMPHKYAKYVPLPMAMAVPFLVGGSFAIDMCLGSLIVFAWTKINKKEAGFMVPAVASALICGDGIWTFPASILALAKIKPPICMKFLPAA; this is translated from the exons ATGGACATCGTCGCCCCGGACCGCACGCGGATCGCGCCGGAGATCGACAGGGACGAGGCCCTGGAGGGCGACAGGGAGTCGGACCCGGCGCTGGCGTCGACGCGCGAGTGGCAGCTGGAGGACATGCCACGGTGGCAGGACGAGCTGACGGTGCGGGGCCTGGTGGCGGCGCTGCTCATCGGGTTCATCTACACCGTCATCGTCATGAAGATCGCGCTCACCACGGGGCTGGTGCCCACGCTGAACGTCTCCGCCGCGCTGCTCTCCTTCCTGGCGCTCCGCGGGTGGACGCGCCTGCTGGAGCGCTTCGGCGTCGTGTCCCGCCCCTTCACGCGGCAGGAGAACACCATCGTCCAGACCTGCGGCGTGGCATGCTACACCATCGCGTTTGCCG GTGGGTTCGGGTCAACCTTGCTGGGCCTGAACAAGAAGACGTACGAGCTGGCCGGTGACTCGCCGGGCAACGTGCCCGGAAGCTGGAAGGAGCCAGGGATAGGCTGGATGACGGGGTTCCTCCTCGCTTGCAGCTTCGGGGGCCTCCTCACTTTGATTCCCCTGAGACAG GTACTGGTCGTCGACTACAAATTAGTTTACCCAAGTGGGACTGCAACTGCTATTCTTATAAACGGGTTCCATACCGATCAAGGGGACAAGAATTCAAG AAAGCAAATCCGTGGATTCCTGAAATACTTTGGGGGTAGCTTTCTGTGGAGTTTCTTCCAATGGTTCTACACTGGAGGCGATGCTTGTGGATTTGTTCAGTTCCCAACTTTCGGTTTGAAGGCCTGGAAGCAGAC ATTCTACTTTGACTTTAGCATGACATACGTTGGTGCCGGGATGATTTGTCCACATATAGTAAATATATCTACCCTCCTTGGTGCAATTATCTCATGGGGAATAATGTGGCCACTCATCAGTAAAAACAAGGGGGATTGGTACCCTGCAAAAGTACCAGAAAGCAGCATGAAAAGTTTGTACGGTTACAAG gcCTTCATATGCATAGCTCTCATCATGGGGGATGGCATGTACCACTTCATAAAAATTGTTGGCATCACTGCTATGAGCATGTATCGGCAATTTAGCCACAAGCAGGTTAACAACAAAG CAAAAAATGCGGACGACACTGTCTCGCTTGAGGAGTTACACCGCCAGGAGATCTTTAAGAGAGGCCACATCCCCTCTTGGATGGCATACGCTGGTTATGCCTTGTTTAGCGTTCTTGCAGTGGTTACAATACCAGTAATGTTCAAACAAGTGAAGTGGTACTATGTTGTTATAGCCTATGTCGTTGCCCCCATGCTTGGATTTGCCAATTCATACGGGACAGGGCTTACCGACATCAACATGGGCTATAACTATGGCAAGATCGCTCTCTTTGTCTTTGCGGGATGGGCCGGTAAAGAGAATGGTGTCATTGCCGGCCTTGTTGCTGGCACCTTGGTTAAGCAGTTGGTGCTTATCTCTGCCGATTTGATGCAAGACTTCAAGACGAGTTACCTCACTCAAACATCACCAAAATCCATGATGATTGCACAAGTTGTTGGAACAGCCATGGGTTGCATTGTCTCCCCCCTCACGTTCATGCTCTTCTACAAGGCATTTGATATTGGTAACCCAGATGGTACTTGGAAGGCACCTTATGCACTCATATACCGCAATATGGCAATACTTGGTGTGGAGGGCTTCTCGGTGTTGCCGAAGTATTGCATCGTGATATCCGGTGGATTTTTCGCCTTTGCGGCGATTTTAAGTATAACAAGAGATGTCATGCCCCACAAGTATGCGAAGTATGTGCCCCTGCCAATGGCAATGGCAGTTCCATTCCTTGTAGGTGGGAGCTTTGCTATTGATATGTGCCTCGGGAGTTTGATAGTTTTTGCATGGACCAAGATAAACAAGAAGGAGGCTGGCTTCATGGTGCCTGCGGTTGCATCCGCTTTGATATGTGGGGATGGCATATGGACGTTCCCTGCTTCCATTCTTGCTCTTGCCAAGATTAAACCACCAATTTGCATGAAGTTTCTACCTGCTGCCTAA